One Faecalicatena sp. Marseille-Q4148 DNA window includes the following coding sequences:
- a CDS encoding ABC transporter ATP-binding protein, translated as MNRNFFKQSHLRLIIMNVCIYIVILAEVFCRFFLIDHVVYAASAKVIMTDFIWIVSLFFIENLLHIFEIAVRLRVTRSCQAKMPEAVMRVCEKLPLCVLEQQDTQEKIRRSEEYFKKSLEYTDALVCWMELGLSVAVLLWFMRNTSFLVIFMLAALICAAFYVNVRATKNTFGFWQRYMKAARRFNYISDLQIKREYAYERRVYGTSEAMDARFSEEFDRAARVNKKSGLARFRGQVLLESILIGITVFALFYFALPQTLATMTLGTYTAITEMIARVLDELSKCAESVFPIREFRGLQKELAVFLAYVPREKQRTKEEYSSLSLSHLHFRYDGNEEDTLRDISFTFERGKHYGLVGVNGAGKTTLAKLLLDLYEPTGGILYGSAWKKTALFQDFQIYPVTVREYLLMGNDLSLADEKLLEVLDMLECGGLKQGLDTPLTLLTEEGTLLSKGQLQRLAVARVFLSDADFIILDEPTASLDPISERDVYVKSQKVLREKTTLFITHRLGAISQMDEILVLDQGRLAEYGSHEELMRADGIYRKLYQTQKEMYVNETK; from the coding sequence ATGAATAGAAATTTTTTTAAACAGTCGCATTTAAGATTAATTATTATGAATGTATGCATTTACATCGTGATTCTGGCAGAAGTGTTTTGTAGGTTTTTTTTAATCGACCACGTTGTGTATGCCGCTTCTGCCAAAGTGATTATGACAGATTTTATATGGATTGTGTCCTTATTTTTTATCGAGAATCTGTTACACATATTTGAGATAGCAGTACGGCTTCGCGTGACGAGAAGTTGTCAGGCGAAAATGCCGGAGGCAGTTATGCGTGTCTGTGAGAAACTTCCGCTCTGTGTTTTGGAACAGCAGGATACACAGGAAAAGATCCGAAGATCAGAAGAATACTTTAAAAAATCGTTGGAATATACAGATGCATTGGTATGCTGGATGGAGCTTGGACTGTCTGTGGCAGTACTGTTATGGTTTATGAGAAATACGTCGTTTCTGGTCATTTTTATGTTAGCGGCTCTGATTTGTGCCGCATTTTATGTTAATGTGCGTGCCACAAAAAATACATTTGGTTTCTGGCAGCGTTATATGAAGGCTGCGCGTCGGTTTAATTATATCTCTGATTTGCAGATCAAACGTGAATATGCTTATGAGCGCCGTGTTTACGGTACGTCAGAGGCGATGGATGCACGATTTTCAGAAGAATTTGACCGGGCGGCCAGAGTGAATAAAAAGAGTGGACTTGCTAGATTCCGTGGCCAGGTTTTGCTTGAAAGTATTTTAATTGGGATTACTGTTTTTGCTCTGTTTTATTTTGCTTTGCCGCAGACACTGGCGACAATGACTCTTGGCACTTATACGGCAATCACGGAGATGATTGCACGGGTGCTTGATGAGCTTTCCAAGTGTGCCGAGAGTGTATTTCCAATTCGAGAATTTCGTGGACTCCAGAAGGAATTAGCAGTATTTTTAGCATATGTGCCGCGAGAGAAACAGAGGACAAAAGAGGAATACAGTTCGTTATCTCTTTCTCATCTTCATTTTCGGTACGATGGAAATGAGGAGGATACACTAAGAGATATTTCTTTTACTTTTGAGCGAGGAAAACATTATGGACTTGTTGGGGTGAACGGAGCTGGGAAGACAACGCTTGCAAAATTGCTTTTGGATCTCTATGAGCCGACCGGTGGAATACTCTATGGCAGCGCATGGAAGAAGACAGCGTTGTTTCAGGACTTTCAAATTTATCCGGTGACAGTAAGAGAATACCTTCTGATGGGAAATGATTTGTCACTGGCGGATGAAAAACTTTTGGAAGTGCTTGATATGTTGGAGTGTGGTGGCCTGAAGCAAGGTCTTGATACGCCGCTTACACTTCTGACAGAAGAAGGAACGTTGCTATCAAAAGGACAGTTACAGCGGCTTGCAGTTGCAAGAGTGTTTCTGTCAGATGCGGACTTTATCATTTTAGATGAACCGACTGCAAGCCTCGATCCGATTTCTGAACGAGATGTTTATGTGAAGAGTCAGAAGGTTCTTCGCGAGAAGACAACACTGTTTATCACACACCGGCTTGGTGCAATCAGTCAGATGGATGAGATCCTTGTGTTGGATCAGGGACGTCTTGCAGAATACGGAAGTCACGAAGAATTGATGCGTGCGGATGGTATTTACCGGAAGCTTTATCAGACACAGAAGGAGATGTATGTGAATGAAACAAAATAG
- a CDS encoding adenylate kinase → MIVLITGASHTGKTVLAQKLLEKYKYPYFSIDHLKMGLIRSGYTKLTPEDDAELETYMWPIIREMIKTAIENKQNLVIEGGYIPFDWKKDFTEEYIDNIKFYCLVMSENYIKNHFDDIKKYASAVENRIDDDWCTMESVLEDNVQFSELAKKHNANIVLVDDQYNINIEL, encoded by the coding sequence ATGATTGTTTTAATTACAGGAGCATCACATACAGGCAAAACAGTACTTGCTCAAAAATTACTTGAAAAATATAAATATCCCTATTTTTCAATAGACCATTTGAAAATGGGTTTAATTCGTAGTGGTTACACGAAACTCACACCTGAAGATGATGCCGAACTTGAAACATATATGTGGCCTATTATTCGTGAAATGATAAAAACAGCCATAGAAAACAAGCAAAATCTTGTTATTGAAGGTGGATATATTCCTTTCGATTGGAAAAAGGATTTTACAGAGGAGTATATTGATAATATCAAATTTTATTGTCTTGTGATGAGTGAAAACTATATTAAAAATCATTTTGACGATATAAAAAAATACGCAAGTGCTGTAGAAAATCGTATAGATGATGATTGGTGTACTATGGAAAGTGTTTTAGAAGATAATGTGCAGTTTTCGGAACTTGCAAAAAAGCATAATGCCAATATTGTACTTGTTGATGATCAGTATAATATAAATATTGAGTTATGA
- a CDS encoding FAD:protein FMN transferase produces the protein MKRRRDQKPKKSVFAGVIAAVLLTAALIFFLSQKSLQEPISVSEFKLNTVVKVTLYDSKEEPLLSQVMELCDRYEKIFSRTRKDSEIYRLNEGTLPKEDGYYVLSEECAKLIEKGLYYSQLSEGAFDITIEPVSSLWDFTSEEHRVPSEADLAEARKLVGYEKVELNGNKIRFAQEGMGIELGAIAKGYIADKMKTFLVEHGVKHGIIDLGGNILCIGEKRNGDAFQIGIQKPFADRNETLATAAIKDKSVVSSGIYERCFEKDGKRYHHILNPATGYPYENDLVAVTIISDLSTEGDGLSTTCFSLGLEKGLELVNHLENVQAVFITEDGEVHFSDGFEQAVPLTYVK, from the coding sequence ATGAAGAGACGGCGGGATCAAAAGCCGAAAAAAAGTGTTTTTGCAGGAGTGATAGCTGCGGTTTTGTTAACAGCTGCTCTTATCTTCTTTTTATCACAAAAGTCGCTGCAGGAACCGATCAGTGTAAGTGAGTTTAAACTGAATACGGTTGTGAAAGTAACACTTTATGATTCAAAGGAGGAGCCACTTCTTTCTCAGGTTATGGAGCTTTGTGACCGGTATGAAAAAATATTCAGCCGGACAAGAAAAGACAGCGAAATTTATCGCTTGAATGAAGGGACATTACCAAAAGAAGATGGATATTATGTGCTTTCAGAAGAATGTGCAAAACTGATTGAAAAAGGATTGTACTACAGTCAGTTGTCAGAAGGAGCGTTTGATATTACAATCGAACCAGTTTCATCTTTGTGGGATTTTACTTCGGAAGAACACAGAGTTCCAAGCGAAGCTGATCTGGCAGAAGCAAGAAAACTGGTGGGATATGAAAAAGTAGAATTAAATGGAAATAAGATTCGATTTGCACAGGAAGGTATGGGGATTGAACTGGGAGCAATTGCCAAAGGATACATTGCCGATAAAATGAAAACATTTCTCGTGGAACATGGAGTAAAACATGGGATTATTGATCTGGGAGGAAATATTCTCTGCATCGGAGAAAAGAGAAATGGAGATGCGTTTCAGATTGGAATTCAAAAACCATTTGCAGATAGAAATGAAACACTTGCGACTGCGGCTATTAAAGACAAATCGGTTGTGTCTTCCGGGATTTATGAACGTTGTTTTGAAAAAGATGGAAAACGTTATCATCATATTTTAAATCCGGCGACAGGATATCCGTATGAAAATGATTTAGTTGCTGTAACCATTATATCAGATTTGTCAACAGAAGGAGATGGACTAAGTACAACATGTTTTTCGCTGGGACTGGAAAAAGGGTTGGAGCTTGTCAATCATTTGGAGAATGTACAGGCAGTATTTATCACAGAAGACGGGGAAGTACATTTCAGTGATGGGTTTGAGCAGGCAGTACCGTTGACATATGTGAAATAA
- a CDS encoding ABC transporter ATP-binding protein/permease: MIELKNVTKIYGHTTVIQNAEYSFPNKGLVCLLGESGCGKTTLMNLIAGLDSEYAGKILVDNVELNTLSENELCNYRKDYTGFIFQDYHLLNGYSVIENIVYPCALKSENPQKDIQKAKELIQKIGLSDKADEKVQNLSGGQKQRVAIARALIKNPQVILADEPTGALDRKTSTEIMEILKEISKTKLVLVITHDRHICDYADEIITIEDKKICVQKTLDEADRTLKEDMTLSPPKKVAHFKLACKNFKTSWIKYLLVSCIFSIGILCMIFSLSSGNIIEKSISDFKEKNVAFNNGYIKNDEKNDIYKRLTMDDRLENVYKQYKIENVTLSMGTHSETMTEKYPMPKAKESMSYGTMPQNDKKEIALTPSLAKKFNSKINELIGKEIVLEYQSKKYVLNVGGIYNAGYDDFFVSSDIEKEFYKGLDDETYYSVSYDVKDFENIAAVSDELAKEKIQSENASEQVKTMQNTFEKIQTLFMVVSCMILFVAMFIVIIILIKMQSTRYKMVGLLYSFGFQKNMVSKIIVSENILLTILVAVSSSLLLIAMQLIAQLYHIAINLSVVEFVTTILISGLVILLINAVINRKLINTRPNIALRK; encoded by the coding sequence ATGATTGAACTAAAAAATGTGACAAAGATATACGGGCATACAACCGTGATTCAAAATGCAGAATATAGTTTCCCCAACAAAGGATTGGTATGCCTGCTGGGGGAATCCGGCTGTGGAAAAACAACCCTAATGAATTTGATTGCTGGTCTGGATAGCGAATATGCAGGAAAAATATTAGTCGATAATGTCGAACTGAATACCTTATCCGAAAATGAGTTATGCAATTACAGAAAAGACTATACGGGATTTATTTTTCAAGACTACCACCTTTTGAATGGGTATTCTGTCATAGAGAATATTGTATATCCATGTGCCCTAAAAAGTGAGAATCCGCAAAAGGATATACAGAAGGCAAAAGAATTGATTCAAAAAATAGGTTTATCTGATAAGGCAGATGAAAAAGTGCAGAATTTGTCTGGCGGTCAGAAACAAAGAGTTGCGATTGCTAGGGCTTTGATAAAAAATCCTCAAGTAATTTTAGCAGACGAACCAACAGGAGCGCTTGATAGAAAAACGTCAACAGAAATTATGGAAATATTGAAAGAAATATCCAAAACAAAACTTGTGCTTGTGATTACTCATGACCGGCATATTTGTGATTACGCAGATGAAATCATAACGATTGAGGATAAAAAAATCTGTGTACAAAAAACTTTAGATGAAGCCGACAGAACATTAAAAGAGGATATGACACTTTCTCCACCCAAGAAAGTCGCTCACTTTAAATTAGCCTGTAAAAATTTTAAAACATCATGGATAAAGTATTTGCTTGTTTCATGTATATTTTCTATTGGCATTTTATGTATGATATTTTCATTATCATCTGGAAATATCATAGAAAAATCAATCTCGGATTTTAAAGAAAAAAATGTTGCTTTTAATAATGGATATATTAAAAACGATGAGAAGAACGATATTTATAAAAGATTAACTATGGATGACAGGCTGGAAAATGTATATAAGCAGTATAAAATTGAGAATGTCACCTTGTCAATGGGAACTCATTCTGAAACAATGACTGAGAAATATCCTATGCCAAAAGCGAAAGAATCTATGTCTTATGGTACAATGCCACAAAATGATAAAAAAGAAATTGCTCTTACACCCAGCTTGGCAAAAAAATTTAATTCAAAAATCAATGAGTTAATCGGGAAAGAAATCGTTTTAGAATATCAATCTAAAAAATATGTTTTAAACGTCGGCGGAATTTACAATGCAGGCTATGATGATTTTTTTGTCAGTTCAGATATAGAGAAAGAGTTTTACAAAGGGTTAGATGATGAAACATACTATTCTGTCAGTTATGATGTAAAAGATTTTGAAAATATTGCTGCTGTAAGTGATGAACTTGCAAAAGAAAAAATTCAAAGTGAAAATGCTTCTGAACAGGTAAAAACTATGCAAAACACTTTTGAAAAAATTCAGACTTTATTTATGGTTGTTTCTTGCATGATTTTGTTCGTTGCAATGTTTATTGTTATCATTATTTTAATTAAAATGCAGTCAACCCGCTACAAAATGGTTGGGCTATTATATTCATTTGGATTCCAGAAAAATATGGTATCTAAAATAATTGTGAGTGAAAACATATTGCTAACAATTTTAGTAGCTGTTAGTTCTTCTCTCTTGCTCATTGCTATGCAACTTATAGCCCAATTATATCATATCGCTATAAATTTGAGCGTTGTCGAGTTTGTTACAACGATTCTGATTTCTGGTCTTGTAATACTGCTAATCAATGCCGTCATAAACAGAAAGCTGATAAATACTCGTCCCAATATTGCATTACGGAAATAA
- a CDS encoding GNAT family N-acetyltransferase, giving the protein MLNGDYIACTDQNNKLVGYFCQGKSARIPTKDCFSYSKDKLDIGLGMHPELCGKGMGYDFLLCGIKHLTEQTPDISLRLTVACFNKRAISLYKKLGFSIERTVTHKISGEPYYIMTR; this is encoded by the coding sequence TTGCTTAATGGCGATTATATTGCTTGCACAGATCAAAATAACAAATTAGTAGGATATTTCTGTCAAGGAAAATCAGCCCGCATTCCGACAAAAGATTGCTTTAGCTATTCAAAGGATAAGTTAGATATCGGCTTGGGGATGCATCCGGAATTATGTGGCAAAGGTATGGGATATGATTTTCTTTTATGTGGGATAAAACATTTGACCGAACAGACACCGGATATATCATTACGTTTAACGGTGGCTTGTTTTAATAAACGTGCCATTTCGCTCTATAAAAAACTGGGATTTTCTATTGAAAGAACTGTCACTCACAAAATATCGGGAGAACCATATTATATTATGACTAGGTAA
- a CDS encoding adenylate kinase gives MKKIVVIGCPGAGKSTFARRLKEMTGLPLYYLDQIWHKADRTTVSKEEFDAKLREIIQQDSWIIDGNYLRTMECRLDACDTVFFLDYPLEICLEGAKARIGTVREDMPWVETEFDEEFRQWILDFPKDQIPVIYELLKKYETEKEIIVFKSRDEAEKFSYI, from the coding sequence ATGAAAAAAATAGTAGTGATTGGGTGCCCCGGAGCAGGAAAAAGCACTTTTGCAAGAAGATTAAAGGAAATGACAGGACTTCCTCTTTATTATCTTGATCAGATCTGGCATAAGGCGGACAGGACGACGGTTTCGAAAGAAGAGTTTGATGCGAAACTGAGAGAAATTATTCAGCAGGATAGCTGGATCATTGACGGAAATTATCTCCGTACGATGGAATGTCGTCTGGATGCCTGTGATACGGTGTTCTTCCTTGATTATCCGTTGGAAATATGTCTGGAAGGGGCAAAAGCGCGTATTGGAACAGTGCGGGAAGATATGCCGTGGGTGGAAACGGAGTTTGATGAAGAATTTCGGCAATGGATTTTAGATTTTCCGAAAGATCAGATTCCGGTCATCTATGAGTTATTAAAGAAATATGAAACAGAAAAAGAAATTATTGTTTTCAAGTCGCGGGATGAAGCGGAAAAGTTCTCGTACATTTAA
- a CDS encoding ABC transporter ATP-binding protein — protein MKQNSKQTVTRCIGLGAKLMPRHFTGMVFVHLFLAILPVIGIQISRRIYQFAEHTVFGTQPVAELLLPVVLYGVYLFLMKGYTIYYERVAVQFGGLLEFEKKTKLLLHEKCGKIPMSYYETPSFYNRLWEAKVASINVYRVVECVITLSGAALSIILLSGYAATIHPIFFLLIVLTAVPALLENVSEGILKNRRRTLLASLAKEEKERRACVLDIRYAKERLVYESSEFLINKWKDSSNTLREKEYEVEKQVLKIRTLLMLVRASATAGVYVLAGWLFFHGSIDYAEFMVAISTTLQLQNQYAQLFADLGYFSQFRMMVKPFFLFMDSEDEIRCSEMTGKIAFDHAGFTYPTGKEAVLHNLDFTIHAGEKVAVVGVNGAGKTTLSKLLTGLLSVTEGRAEGKISDAFSVMFQEHQRYELTLLENIAPQELELKDRKLAEELLREMDLDQIPQNEILGREFGMTDLSGGQWQKLAMARTFYHGGNFFVLDEPTSAIDPLYEKELNDFIFRQAGKENTLVVISHRLSIAKAADRVFVLDHGTIVEQGTHEELLETPDSLYQKLWKAQLSWYEYKDNSAMHIERLT, from the coding sequence ATGAAACAAAATAGTAAGCAGACCGTAACAAGATGCATCGGTCTGGGAGCAAAACTGATGCCGCGGCATTTTACCGGGATGGTGTTTGTACATCTGTTTCTGGCAATCCTTCCGGTTATCGGTATCCAGATCAGCCGTCGCATCTACCAGTTTGCTGAGCACACAGTATTTGGGACTCAGCCGGTTGCAGAACTTCTTTTGCCAGTTGTATTGTACGGTGTCTATTTGTTTCTAATGAAGGGATATACGATTTATTATGAGCGGGTAGCAGTCCAGTTTGGTGGACTTTTAGAATTTGAGAAGAAGACGAAGCTTTTGCTTCACGAAAAATGCGGAAAAATACCGATGAGTTACTATGAGACACCGTCATTTTATAATAGATTGTGGGAGGCAAAAGTCGCCAGTATTAATGTTTATCGGGTTGTGGAATGTGTGATTACGCTGTCTGGCGCAGCGCTGTCGATCATACTTTTGTCTGGCTATGCGGCAACAATCCATCCGATATTTTTTCTTCTTATTGTGTTGACGGCAGTGCCCGCACTTCTGGAAAATGTCAGTGAGGGTATTTTGAAAAATCGTAGGCGTACACTACTTGCATCTCTTGCAAAAGAAGAGAAAGAGCGCAGGGCTTGCGTACTTGATATCCGTTATGCAAAGGAACGGCTTGTGTATGAGAGCAGCGAGTTTTTGATTAATAAATGGAAGGATTCCTCAAATACTTTGCGAGAAAAAGAATATGAAGTGGAGAAACAGGTGCTGAAGATCCGCACACTTTTGATGCTTGTGCGCGCTTCGGCAACAGCAGGGGTCTATGTGCTGGCGGGGTGGCTTTTCTTCCATGGTTCGATTGACTATGCTGAATTTATGGTCGCGATATCCACGACACTGCAGCTGCAGAACCAGTATGCACAGTTGTTTGCAGATCTTGGATATTTCTCGCAGTTCCGTATGATGGTAAAGCCATTTTTCTTATTTATGGACAGCGAAGATGAAATACGCTGTTCGGAAATGACCGGAAAGATTGCATTTGACCATGCAGGATTTACTTACCCGACAGGGAAAGAAGCAGTGCTTCACAATCTGGACTTTACAATACATGCCGGGGAGAAGGTAGCAGTGGTTGGGGTAAATGGTGCCGGAAAAACGACGCTTTCCAAGTTGCTGACAGGATTACTGTCTGTCACAGAGGGAAGAGCAGAAGGGAAAATTTCCGATGCATTTTCTGTCATGTTCCAGGAACATCAGCGCTATGAGCTAACACTTCTGGAAAATATAGCGCCACAGGAATTAGAGTTGAAGGATAGGAAACTTGCAGAGGAACTTCTCAGGGAAATGGATCTTGATCAGATTCCACAAAATGAGATCCTCGGTCGGGAATTTGGAATGACAGACCTGTCCGGCGGTCAGTGGCAAAAGCTTGCGATGGCCAGGACGTTTTATCATGGAGGAAACTTCTTTGTGCTGGATGAGCCGACCTCTGCCATCGACCCGCTATATGAGAAGGAATTGAATGATTTTATATTCCGTCAGGCAGGTAAAGAGAATACGCTTGTTGTTATTTCACACCGACTCAGCATCGCAAAAGCTGCCGACCGTGTGTTTGTACTTGATCATGGAACGATTGTTGAGCAGGGTACTCATGAAGAATTGTTGGAAACTCCGGATTCTCTCTACCAGAAACTTTGGAAGGCACAGCTTAGTTGGTATGAGTATAAGGATAATAGTGCCATGCATATAGAAAGGTTAACTTAA
- a CDS encoding NUDIX hydrolase: MRTLLDLKKEIETYQPFNEQEEKDKEEILRCISQSEHILTRDNKNAHMTVSAWIVDQERKKVLMAYHNIYHSWAWLGGHADGNADLKEVVLKEIREESGLETARFICDDIFSLEILTVSGHEKRGEYVPSHLHLNVTYLLEADTNSPIRIKEDENSQIGWIAIEEIGEKSTEPWFVERIYAKLCNKVNEL; this comes from the coding sequence GTGAGAACACTATTAGATTTAAAGAAAGAGATAGAGACATATCAGCCATTCAATGAGCAAGAGGAAAAAGATAAAGAAGAAATCTTGAGATGCATTTCTCAATCAGAACATATTTTAACGAGAGATAATAAAAATGCACATATGACAGTTTCAGCCTGGATTGTAGATCAAGAGCGCAAAAAAGTCTTAATGGCATATCATAATATTTATCATTCCTGGGCGTGGCTTGGAGGTCATGCTGACGGAAATGCAGATTTAAAAGAAGTAGTTTTGAAGGAAATCAGAGAAGAAAGTGGTTTGGAAACTGCAAGATTTATTTGTGATGATATTTTTTCTCTGGAAATTCTGACCGTTTCCGGACATGAAAAAAGAGGGGAATATGTACCGTCACATTTGCACTTAAATGTGACCTATTTATTAGAAGCAGACACAAATAGCCCGATTCGAATTAAAGAAGATGAAAACAGTCAAATCGGATGGATAGCGATAGAGGAAATAGGAGAAAAATCTACAGAACCATGGTTTGTAGAAAGAATCTACGCGAAATTATGTAACAAAGTAAATGAACTGTAG
- the cysK gene encoding cysteine synthase A: MTKIYTSADQLIGNTPLLELTNLEKKLDLKAKVLAKLEYLNPAGSVKDRVAKAMIEEAQASGKLTKDSVIIEPTSGNTGIGLAAVAAAKGYRVIITMPETMSVERQQIMKAYGAEVILTEGAKGMQGAIDKAEALAEEIPGGIIAGQFVNPANPKAHFEHTGPEIYKDTEGTVDIFVAGIGTGGTITGTGTYLKQQNPEIQVVGVEPAEAPFFTKRVAGPHKLQGIGAGFIPEVLDTDICDEIICITAEEAFSVAREIGKQEGILVGISSGAAAAAAFQLARRPENEGKRIVVILPDTGDRYLSTELFEK, from the coding sequence ATGACAAAGATTTATACAAGTGCAGATCAGCTGATTGGAAATACGCCGTTACTGGAGCTGACAAATCTGGAGAAAAAACTAGATTTAAAAGCGAAGGTGCTGGCAAAATTGGAATATTTAAACCCAGCTGGATCTGTGAAAGACCGTGTTGCGAAGGCGATGATTGAAGAGGCACAAGCAAGCGGGAAGCTTACGAAAGATTCTGTTATCATTGAACCGACTTCTGGAAATACTGGAATTGGATTGGCAGCGGTGGCAGCGGCAAAAGGGTATCGGGTGATTATTACGATGCCGGAAACAATGTCTGTGGAGCGGCAGCAGATTATGAAGGCTTATGGGGCAGAAGTTATTTTGACAGAAGGTGCAAAGGGAATGCAGGGAGCAATTGACAAGGCTGAGGCATTGGCGGAAGAAATTCCGGGTGGAATAATTGCAGGACAGTTCGTTAACCCGGCAAATCCAAAAGCACATTTTGAACATACCGGACCGGAGATCTATAAAGATACAGAAGGAACAGTGGATATCTTTGTGGCAGGGATTGGAACCGGTGGAACGATTACCGGAACTGGAACATATTTGAAGCAGCAAAATCCGGAGATTCAAGTTGTTGGCGTAGAACCGGCAGAAGCGCCGTTTTTCACAAAAAGGGTGGCAGGACCTCATAAACTTCAAGGAATCGGAGCAGGTTTTATTCCGGAAGTATTGGATACAGATATTTGCGATGAGATAATTTGTATTACGGCAGAAGAAGCATTTTCGGTGGCAAGAGAAATCGGAAAGCAGGAAGGAATTCTTGTGGGAATTTCTTCCGGTGCAGCAGCGGCAGCAGCATTTCAGCTTGCCAGACGTCCGGAAAATGAGGGTAAGAGGATTGTAGTGATTTTGCCGGATACCGGAGACAGATATTTATCGACAGAATTGTTTGAAAAGTAA
- a CDS encoding DUF2871 domain-containing protein produces MKKIMNTSIIYFILAMAGGVFYREFTKWNGYTKPTTLGVLHVHLLVLGTFVFLMAAVFAKITELEQNSLFKKFFILYNIVLPAMTILMLVRGIVQVLGIDLGKMGNGMLSGFAGLSHIGMMTALVMLLFSIKKELCKKAH; encoded by the coding sequence ATGAAAAAAATAATGAATACGTCTATTATTTATTTTATCTTAGCAATGGCAGGCGGTGTTTTCTACCGTGAATTTACAAAATGGAATGGTTATACGAAACCAACAACATTAGGTGTTCTGCATGTGCATTTGCTTGTATTGGGAACGTTCGTATTTCTTATGGCAGCAGTATTTGCAAAGATAACAGAGTTGGAACAGAATTCACTTTTTAAAAAATTCTTTATACTTTATAACATTGTGCTTCCGGCTATGACGATTTTAATGCTTGTGAGAGGAATTGTCCAGGTACTTGGGATTGATCTTGGGAAAATGGGAAATGGAATGCTTTCAGGATTTGCCGGATTATCACATATCGGAATGATGACTGCGCTTGTGATGTTATTATTTTCTATAAAAAAAGAGCTGTGTAAGAAGGCTCATTAG
- a CDS encoding TetR/AcrR family transcriptional regulator encodes MNKTVTSKEEILDKSREIIAEKGVSAINMRTVAAQCGIAVGSLYNYFASKSELMSAAVEAVWKDIFQVGTCLENCEDILEYMKTLLQAVKNSRDRYPQFFSMHALHFTTGEKPEGRRVMEKYFLELKVQMISLLEQDKQIRAGAFTDKMTPEIFVNYIFKLFLAVLLENQEEEIFLEFIKNYLYEIK; translated from the coding sequence ATGAACAAAACAGTAACATCAAAGGAAGAGATACTGGATAAGAGTCGCGAAATCATCGCAGAGAAAGGTGTTTCAGCGATTAATATGAGAACAGTTGCTGCACAATGTGGGATCGCAGTAGGATCATTGTACAATTATTTTGCTTCAAAATCAGAGTTGATGTCGGCAGCAGTAGAAGCAGTGTGGAAAGATATTTTTCAGGTGGGAACTTGTTTGGAAAATTGTGAAGATATTTTGGAGTATATGAAGACGTTGCTCCAGGCGGTAAAAAACAGCAGAGACCGTTATCCACAGTTTTTTTCTATGCATGCATTACACTTTACAACAGGAGAAAAGCCGGAAGGGCGAAGAGTCATGGAAAAATACTTTCTGGAATTGAAAGTACAGATGATATCTCTTTTGGAGCAGGATAAGCAGATACGGGCAGGGGCATTTACAGATAAAATGACTCCGGAAATTTTTGTAAATTACATATTTAAACTGTTTTTGGCAGTGCTGCTGGAAAATCAGGAAGAAGAAATATTTTTAGAATTTATAAAAAATTACTTATATGAGATAAAATAG